One genomic window of Limanda limanda chromosome 16, fLimLim1.1, whole genome shotgun sequence includes the following:
- the glb1l gene encoding beta-galactosidase-1-like protein, whose translation MAAGVLLVIACFSVSANLASGERSFSIDYKNNCFLKDGKPFQYISGSIHYSRIPQHYWKDRLVKMYMTGLNAIEVYVPWNFHETVQGVYNFTGDRDLEHFLDLANQTGLLVILRPGPYICAEWEMGGLPAWLLQKPNIILRSADTDYLQAVSNWLAVLLPKMKRWLYINGGNIISVQVENEYGSYFACDYNYMRHLRTLFRFFVGEDTVLFTTDGNTDKEMMCGSLEGLYATVDFGTDTNITEAFSRQRRFEPRGPLVNSEFYTGWLDHWGDRHSVVDVQKVSRVLEEMLTVGANVNMYMFEGGTNFGYWNGADHDTRFRSVVTSYDYDAPLSEAGDPTEKLLAIRDVIKKFREIPAGPMPPETPKFAYGFVTMRRVGNISAVLNTLSPLGPVKSQYPLTFEEMKQYYGFVLYRTTLPRTLSEPTPLISPLNGVHDRAYVSVNGVYRGLLERDTVLVMNITGHQGETVDILVENMGRVNFGSKINDYKGLLSPLILGKDVLTDWMIYSLDIDGAISGGWPHSNKHSLPDPRGEPSAGPTFYVGTLQPNGLAWDTFIKLSGWTKGQIWINGVNLGRYWPARGPQQTLYVPGPLLSTTRPNNITVLELEGAPVHLRVLFMDRAQLNFTT comes from the exons ATGGCTGCTGGAGTCCTACTCGTCATCgcctgtttctctgtctctgcaaaCCTG GCCTCTGGAGAAAGATCCTTCTCTATAGACTACAAAAACAACTGCTTCCTCAAAGATGGGAAACCGTTCCAGTACATCTCCGGCAGCATCCACTACTCCAGGATCCCACAACACTACTGGAAGGACCGGCTTGTTAAGATGTACATGACCGGCCTCAATGCCATCGAGGT ATACGTGCCCTGGAACTTCCATGAAACTGTTCAGGGCGTCTACAACTTCACGGGCGACAGAGACCTGGAGCATTTTTTGGATCTGGCAAATCAGACAGGTCTCCTGGTCATCCTGCGCCCGGGACCATACATCTGTGCAGAATGGGAAATG GGTGGATTGCCTGCATGGCTCCTTCAGAAACCAAACATCATCCTCCGCTCTGCTGACACAG ATTACCTGCAGGCAGTCAGTAACTGGCTCGCTGTTCTCCTTCCCAAAATGAAGCGTTGGCTCTACATCAATGGCGGGAACATCATCAGTGTCCAG gtggagaatgAATATGGAAGCTACTTCGCCTGTGACTACAACTACATGCGTCACTTGCGGACTCTGTTCCGCTTCTTTGTCGGTGAAGACACGGTGCTGTTTACCACCGACGGAAACACGGACAAAGAAATGATGTGCGGGTCTCTGGAGGGATTATATGCCACGGTGGACTTCGGCACAG ACACCAACATCACTGAAGCCTTCAGCCGACAAAGACGGTTTGAACCTCGTGGCCCTCTG GTGAACTCGGAGTTCTACACCGGCTGGTTGGACCACTGGGGAGATCGGCATTCCGTGGTTGATGTTCAGAAGGTCAGCAGAGTGCTAGAGGAAATGCTAACCGTGGGCGCCAACGTTAACAT GTACATGTTTGAGGGAGGCACTAACTTTGGCTACTGGAATG gtGCCGATCATGACACCAGGTTCCGCTCAGTGGTGACAAGTTATGATTACGACGCCCCGCTGTCTGAGGCAGGCGACCCCACAGAGAAGCTGTTGGCCATCAGAGACGTCATTAAGAAG TTTAGAGAGATTCCTGCCGGACCCATGCCACCAGAAACTCCCAAGTTTGCCTACGGCTTCGTCACCATGAGAAGG GTGGGCAACATCAGTGCTGTGCTGAACACCCTCTCGCCTCTGGGCCCAGTGAAATCTCAGTATCCCCTGACCTTTGAGGAGATGAAACAG TACTATGGATTCGTGCTGTATCGGACCACGCTGCCCCGGACCCTCTCGGAGCCCACGCCACTTATCTCTCCACTGAATGGGGTTCATGACCGTGCATATGTGTCCGTCAATGGG gtTTATCGGGGCCTGCTGGAGAGAGACACGGTGCTGGTGATGAACATCACTGGACACCAGGGGGAGACAGTGGACATACTTGTGGAGAACATGGGCAGAGTTAACTTTGGCAGCAAGATCAATGACTACAAG GGCCTCTTGAGCCCTCTGATCCTGGGCAAAGACGTACTGACTGACTGGATGATCTACTCTCTGGACATTGATGGAGCCATCAGTGGTGGATGGCCTCATTCAAACAAACACTCCCTCCCCGACCCTCGGGGAGAACCTTCAGCTGGACCTACCTTCTATGTGGGGACATTACAGCCCAACGGTTTGGCATGGGACACCTTCATCAAGCTCAGTGGATGGACAAAG GGTCAGATCTGGATCAATGGTGTGAACCTGGGGCGATACTGGCCGGCCAGGGGTCCTCAACAGACTCTTTACGTCCCAGGACCCTTGTTGAGCACCACTCGACCCAACAACATCAcagtgctggagctggagggagCGCCAGTGCACCTACGAGTTCTCTTTATGGATCGGGCTCAGCTCAATTTCACCACTTAA